Genomic segment of Denticeps clupeoides chromosome 13, fDenClu1.1, whole genome shotgun sequence:
TACATTTCCCATCAGGCATGTCGTGAGACATACCAAGTCACTTGTAAAACACGTGTAAAACACTTAGTATTATTTAcacattatatttgtattatttatttgtggttttagtttaaaagaaaaatcaattatttaaaattgtatgTAAAATTAAGACGAGCTATTAAATTATTTCAACACGTTTTCCATTCGGTGTGATCCAACGGCCCACACCATACAAAAAAAGAGGGGGTAATCCATCAACAAGTGAATCATCTCAGATTACAACTTTCATTACCAATTATTGAAACATAAAATTCTGGTGATTTCCACTAATATGCAGTCTATGTGTGTGAGACCCTAATTGTATCTAACGAGGGGGAAATTTGTCGCTCGGCAGGACCCCTACTCCACCCCTATGTTAATTTTAATGGTTTACACGGTCGCCCTAGCAGCGCCAGCTGTTGGAACGGAGCGGGGGTGGCGTCTAGTTGACTCGGTTCCAGGGTGCCACATATTCAAAAGTCGAATTTAACAGGTAAAAGGTGGGTTGCGAGGGTAAAAAGACCTTGTTTGTTTTAGCCGAACGAGGCAGTTGCTGTTTAGTGTGCGTAACGCAAAGTGTTGATGTGTTATAAGCCTAACAGTTTGCTAGCTAGCCACTGTATGCATTTTCACACGATAAACAAGCTAGGCGGCTAACTGCAATAATCAAtattacgtgtttttttttattactagcaCATTACTAGTATTTATTAAGCATCATTGCCGATTAAAGTGTTATAATGATATACATTAACCATGATACGAGCAGGACAGCCCACGGTTTACTCTAGCTAGCTGCTTAACGTTACCCCAACGTGAAGAATGATCTTTTTGCTATTGTTGTCGGATGGAAAGAAGGCCTTTCGGCCATGGCTAAAGATCCGCTGGCCGAAGCCGGGTTACATTTCGACGAGTTAAATAAATTGCGAGTGCTGGAACCCGAGGTGGGCCAGAAGACGGCCGAGCTGAAGGATGAATGCAAGGAGTTTGTCGACAGTAAGTGTGCATAACCGTAACGCATTTGCAAGTCATTTGCTCATGTCTACTgaatatttctgaatatttcataTCAATATTTCAGAAATCGGGCAGTTCCAGAAAATAGTGGGTGGCCTCATAGAGCTGGTTGATGAATTGGCCAAAGAGGCCGAAACTGAGAAAATGATGGTACGGTCCATATTCccattatttcatttatgtcCCATACAATATGTTTCCATTACTGTTCATGTTTGTGCTTCTTagacctttctttcttttagcaCATTTGCAATTTCCTTTTATAGGCTATTGGAGCAAGAAACCTGTTGAAATCAGTGGCAAAGCAAAGGgaagcccagcagcagcaactgCAAGCTCTGATTGTTGAGAAGAAAATGCAACTTGAGCGGTAAAGCAGTGATGTTGTGCATCCATTATTAactcattattaaaatatttcacatgATCAACTTGTTCTTGTTCATCCGTGACAGGTACCGGATCGAGTACGAAGCACTTTCCAAAGTCGAAGCTGAACAAAATGAATTCATTGACCAGTTTATTCTGCAGAAATGATGAGGGAAAAAATCGCCGCGGCTGGTACTTGATGCATTATAAAATGGCATAACATATGGTGCAGGACATTCCACTTGAAAAAAGCTGGGCCGTGCTATGTGTTCATTTCATTCAGGACCTGTCAAATTACAGAATAACAGTTTTGTCAAATGATTCTTGACCTGAACTTCTGAATCCCTGATCATTCGGACCATTAAGACATTACCACTTgatgaaattgaaatatttatatagCAAGATATTTATACTATTTATACCAAACAGTTCATCTGTATAGTGTGTTATTTATACCATAACACATTACAATATTTGCATGTACCTGTAATTAATTTAggctttgacacacacacacacacacacctcatggTACCACACCAAAATATTTTCTCAGGAGTGATGTTCTAATTTCAGGATGTCGTACAACCAAACAGTGCATTTTcaatcacaaatgcattttcattatttcatactgtaaatactctaataaactggtcatgtgacatacACTTgaataaaatttatattttttgaaaCCATGTTATTATTCTTCATTAACACGTTGTAATATATGCTAATTTATTGCTAcaataaatgcacaattttaatatttagaCATGTTCTTCCCTGCATgttgtttactttactttattgtaagtcacttttatccaaagcgacttacaggaggaagacaccagcaattcatGTTGTTAATGAATGATGGATaatattagtgttttttttttttaagtttatttttcttatcttaaaaaaaaaatgaacacattttaatacatattcTCTCTGTGTCCTGCGGCTACTTGATTTTCTTCGCCTTCGGGGCGTCTTTCCCCCCCTGCGAGCCAGGGTTGTATGTTGAGCTGCACAGCATGGTGAACAGCAACATGACTGGCACTACGAGGTACGGGGCGTAGATCGAGACGAGGGCCAAACGCTCGGATGGTGTCTGAGGCCCAGGGTGGGGCTTCTCCGGAAACCGGTGCGAGAGGATGTGAGCC
This window contains:
- the ift20 gene encoding intraflagellar transport protein 20 homolog produces the protein MAKDPLAEAGLHFDELNKLRVLEPEVGQKTAELKDECKEFVDKIGQFQKIVGGLIELVDELAKEAETEKMMAIGARNLLKSVAKQREAQQQQLQALIVEKKMQLERYRIEYEALSKVEAEQNEFIDQFILQK